The Haloferax sp. Atlit-12N genome window below encodes:
- a CDS encoding maltose acetyltransferase domain-containing protein, whose product MPSEKEKMLAGELYDASDPELVAERKRARRLTRLFNETDETQTERREELIRELFGQVGDSFEIEPTFRCDYGYNVRVGENFFANFDCVFLDVCPITIGDNCQIAPGVHIYTATHPLDAAERIKGPESGDPVTIGDNAWLGGRAVVNPGVTIGDDVVVASGAVVTKDVPDSVVVGGNPARVIKKLD is encoded by the coding sequence ATGCCCTCCGAGAAGGAGAAGATGCTTGCGGGCGAGTTGTACGACGCGAGCGACCCGGAACTCGTCGCGGAACGAAAGCGCGCGCGCCGACTCACGCGCCTGTTCAACGAGACCGACGAGACCCAGACCGAGCGCCGCGAGGAGCTGATTCGGGAACTGTTCGGACAGGTCGGCGACTCGTTCGAAATCGAGCCGACGTTCCGCTGCGACTACGGCTACAACGTCCGCGTCGGCGAGAACTTCTTCGCCAACTTCGACTGCGTCTTTCTCGACGTGTGTCCCATCACTATCGGCGACAACTGCCAAATCGCACCGGGCGTCCACATCTACACCGCAACCCACCCGCTCGACGCGGCCGAGCGAATCAAAGGCCCTGAGTCGGGCGACCCGGTGACGATTGGAGACAACGCGTGGCTCGGCGGGCGGGCGGTCGTCAACCCCGGCGTCACCATCGGCGACGACGTGGTGGTCGCCTCCGGCGCGGTCGTCACGAAGGACGTGCCCGACTCGGTGGTCGTCGGTGGCAACCCGGCGCGAGTCATTAAAAAGCTGGACTGA
- a CDS encoding aldo/keto reductase, which translates to MKDFPRLGFGTYKLEDRDECVEAVKTALDVGYRHVDTAQMYHNEEFVGEGLAESGVDIDDVFVATKLDTDNLGYDDVLETTRESAEKLGVDTIDLLYVHWPLDSYDEDETLAALDELVEEGVIANVGLSNFRPDQLESAIETLDAPVFAHQVEMHPMLQQRELREFAAGHDHRLIAYSPIARNQVANEEVIVDIAEKHDASPAQVALAWLIEKGATPIPKAASPDHIRDNFAALDLDLDDEDVAAIDALDSTHRIVDFEEAPWNHA; encoded by the coding sequence ATGAAGGACTTCCCGCGACTCGGCTTCGGGACGTACAAACTCGAAGACCGCGACGAATGTGTCGAGGCCGTCAAGACCGCCCTCGACGTTGGTTACCGTCACGTCGACACGGCCCAGATGTACCACAACGAGGAGTTCGTCGGCGAGGGGCTCGCCGAATCCGGCGTGGACATCGACGACGTGTTCGTGGCGACGAAGCTCGACACCGACAACCTCGGCTACGACGACGTGCTGGAGACGACCCGCGAGTCCGCCGAAAAGCTCGGCGTCGATACCATCGACCTGCTGTACGTCCACTGGCCGCTCGACAGCTACGACGAGGACGAGACGCTCGCGGCCCTCGACGAACTCGTCGAGGAGGGCGTCATCGCCAACGTCGGCCTGAGCAACTTCCGACCCGACCAGCTCGAATCCGCCATCGAGACGCTCGATGCGCCGGTGTTCGCCCACCAAGTCGAGATGCATCCGATGCTCCAACAGCGCGAACTCCGCGAGTTCGCCGCGGGACACGACCACCGACTGATCGCCTACTCGCCCATCGCGCGCAACCAGGTCGCCAACGAGGAGGTCATCGTCGACATCGCCGAGAAGCACGACGCCTCCCCGGCGCAGGTCGCCCTCGCGTGGCTCATCGAGAAGGGCGCGACGCCCATCCCGAAGGCCGCCTCGCCCGACCACATCCGCGACAACTTCGCCGCGCTCGACCTCGACCTCGACGACGAGGACGTGGCCGCCATCGACGCCCTCGATTCGACCCACCGCATCGTCGACTTCGAGGAAGCGCCGTGGAACCACGCCTGA